The Deinococcus sedimenti genomic interval CGGGCAGGATGAACTGGCGGAGCTCGCGCACAGCTTCAACACCATGGCCAGCACCCTGGCCAGCGTGGAGCAGTCGCGGGTGGAACTGATCGGGAACGTCGCGCATGAGTTGCGCGCGCCGGTCGCGGCGGTGCGCGGGTACGTGGAGGCCGCGCAGGACGGCGTGATGGCGCATGACCAGGCCTTGAGCGCCATTCAACGGGAACTGGCGGGCCTGGAGCGCCTGGCGGGGGACCTGAGTCTGGTCAGCCGGGTGGAGGCCGGGCAGGTGGAGTTGACGCTGCAGGACGTGCTGGTGGCGGCGTTGCTCGCCCAGGTGCAGGACCGGTACGCGCTGGCGTTCGAGGACAAAGGCGTGACACTCCAGGTAGACGCAGGCCGGGCAGGACTGCAGGTGCGGGCGGATCCGGCGCGATCAGTGCAGATTCTCGCGAATCTGCTGAGCAACGCGCTGCGGCACACCGCGCCGGGCGGTGCGGTGCGGGTGGGCGCGCAGGACGCCGGCGGTGGGGTGCGCCTCGTGGTGCAGGACACCGGCACCGGCATCGCGCCCGAGCACCTGCACCGGGTGTTCGAGCGCTTCTTCCGGGCGGACGCGGCCCGCACGCGGGGGGAGGGCTGTGGCGTGGGCCTGACGGTCGCGCGGGGCCTGACGCGGGCGATGGGGGGCGAGTTGAGCGTAACCTCCACGCCCGGTGTGGGGAGCGTGTTTCAGGTGGAGTTGCCGGCCAGCAGGGACCGGCTGGACCCGCCCGCCTTTACAGAAACGTAACGTCCGACCCGTACGGTGGCCGGGATGAGACGGATGGTCGGCTGGGGGGTGGGGGCGGCGCTGGTGCTGGCGCTCGTGGGGTGCGGGCGGGCGCCGAAGGCGCAGACCTTGAGTGGGGACTTTCACGCGCTGCAGGTGCTGGGCAGCGGCACGGTCCTGTACGGGGAGCATGCGGGGGTGCGCCGCAGCGTGGACGGGGGGCGGACGTGGGCCGCGCCGGACGGGGCAGGCGACGCCATGGCGCTCACCCGGACCCGGGACGGCACGGTCCTGGCAGGGCATGAGGTGCTGAAGGTCAGCCGGGATGACGGCCGGACCTGGACGGACCTGGGGTTCGGGAACCTGCCGGGCCGGGACCTGCACGGGTTCGCGGTGGACCCGGGCCGGCCGGAGGTGTGGTACGCGAACGTGATGGGGCGGGGGGTGTTCCGCACGGCAGACGGTCAGGACTGGACGCACCTGTCGGACGCCACGGCGGGCGCGTCGGTGCTCGCGGCAGGCCCGCAGCTCGCGCTGTACGCGCTGGACGCCCAGGGTCTGCTGGTGTCGCCGGACGGCGTGACCTGGACCCGGCGCCCGGACGCGCCGCGCGGCGTGCATCTGGATGTGCACCCGGACAGTGGCGTGCTGTTCCTGGCGGGGCCGGACGGCGCGTTCCGGTCCACCAATCAGGGGCGGACGTGGACGTCCCTCGCGTTGCCGGAAGGCGCGCGGCTCATCGCGGTGTCGCCTCAGAATGGGGATCAGTTGATCGCGGTGGGGCTCAGTGGCGCGGTGTACCGCTCGGCGAATGGTGGAGGCCGGTGGCAGTAAGGGAAGGGGGTGCACCGGGGTTCGTGCCTTGACCCCCGTCACGCCCTGACCTGCCGGACCGGCTCCATCACCTGTCTGACAGAAGCTTAACGAGCTTTGGTTACGGTAAGCAGCGTTCCAATCGTAAGGAGGACAGATGGATCCGGTGTTTGTGCAGATTGGCAATTTCACGATTGCCTGGTACGGCGTGCTGATCACGCTGGGGATTGTCGCGGGCGTGTGGCTGGGCACAAAGATGGCGCGGGAGCGTGGCCTGAACGTGGACCTGTTCAACGACATGATTCTGTGGATGATCGTCTGGGGCCTGGTGGGCGCCCGGCTGGTATTTGTGGCCACCTCCTGGCACCAGTTCGAGAACATTCCCTTCCCCCGGGTGCTGCTGGACATCGTCAACCTGCGCCAGGGCGGCATTTCCATTCACGGGGGCCTGATCGGCGGCATTCTGGTCATGCTGTACTACGCCCGCCGCAAAGGCATGGATTTCTACCGCTACGCCGACCTGTGCGTCCCGGGCGTGGCCTTCGGCATCATCGGTGGGCGCATCGGTAACATCATGAACGGCACCGACACCGTGGGCCGCGTGACCGGCTGGCCCGTGGGCTTCCGCTGGCCGGACAGCGCCCGCGCCTTTCACGACGGCATGTGCATCAAGAATGCCAACCCTGACATGGACCTGTCGCAGTACTGCCAGCGCATTGGCGATCAGCTCGTCATGACCGCGCCGGTGCACTTCACCCAGCTGTACGGCGTGATTATCGGCATCATCCTGTCGGTCGCCGCCTTTTTCTGGCTGCGGTCGCGCATTCCCGGCTGGGCCTTCTGGCAGTTCTGGCTGTGGTACTCGATTCTGCGCGCCGGCTGGGAAGAAACCTTCCGCCTCAACCCCCTGTCGCCCAGGGCCTACCTGAACCAGGGCCTGGACGCCCCCGGCATCGGCTTCTTTACCGACACGCACCTGATCAGCATTCCCCTGATTCTGGTCAGCATCTGGATGCTGCTGCGGTTGAGAAGAAGGACAGCGGCCGTGCCGGTGTAGCGCCTGATCCGCAGTGCTCCCATGGCCATTCTGGTGGAACCGCGCCTCCCTGTTGAGCCTGGGCCCGCCTCGGAAGGTCCTGGGGGATGAGGGTGGTCCACCGCAGTGGAAGTGAGGTGGGCGGTCTCCAGATGGTCAGCCCGGTATGGCCCGGGGCGCGTCCTCATCGCGGAAGCGGTACCCGACGCCACGCACCGTCTCCAGAAAGCGGGGGGCGTCCGGGGGATCACCGAGTTTGCGGCGCAGGGCGGTGATGTGCACGTCCACCACGCGTTCGGTGCCCGGGAAGTCCGGGCCCCAGACGCGTTCGAGCAGGCGTTCGCGGGACCAGGCCATGCCGGGGTGCTGCGCCATGGTGCTGAGCAGGTCGAACTCCAGTTTCGAGAGTTCGACCCGCACGCCGGCCAGGTGGACGTCGCGGGCGCGCAGGTTGATGGTGAGGTCGCCCAGCGTGAGGGTGTGGTGCACGCCGGCGCGGCGCAGCAGGGCGCGGATGCGGGCGGTGACTTCGCGGGGGCTGAACGGTTTGACCACGTAGTCGTCCACGCCGCCGTCCAGGCCCAGCAGTTTGTCGTCCTCTTCCCCGCGTCCGGTAAGCATCAGGATGGGCAGGCTCAGCCCGGCGGCGCGGGCGCCCCGGGCGAGCTGCACGCCGGTCATGCCGGGCAGCATCCAGTCGAGCACGGCGAGGTCCGCGCGGGGCAGCAGGGCCCAGGCGTCCGGGCCGGTCTGCGCTTCGAGCACGGTGTGCCCTTCGGCGCGCAGGTACACGCGCAGGACCTCCAGGATGGCGGGGTCGTCATCGACAATCAGGACGGTGGGCATGGCCGGCCTTCAGGGTGACAGGGTGAGGGGAGGGCGTGGTGAGGGAGAAAGGGAGCGGGCGCAGGTGCAGGGGCGCTGGGTGTGCCGGGACAGCGGCCGGTGGGCGGCGAGGACCAGGGTGGTGCGTGCCCCCGGCAGGGGGGTGGTCATGTTGGCCTGACGGCGGGCCACGGCGCTGGGTAGGCTGGCCCATGACCCCAAACACCTGGTGGGCCACGCGGCGCGTGGTCAGTTTCGCGGCCCTGTCGGTGCTGTTCCTGCTCGCCGCGCCGGCGCAGGCGCACCGGGACGGCTGTCACCGCTGGCACTCCTGCCCAAGTGACACCGGCTCGTACGTGTGCGGGGACCTGGGATACACCACGTATTGCGGGGGCACAGCCGCGCCCGCAGCAGCGCCGCGGGCCGCGTCGGCGCCGCCAGCGAGTGGGT includes:
- a CDS encoding sensor histidine kinase, producing MRLFPRLLLNHLAVMAVLSVVLLVAAELAAHPFIQHHVNEMVQLLGDAGAAMRGDLNEGMRATLTRALFSALPPALLVAAVTAWVAARRVTASVRTLQAGSAALARGEYRRRLPEGGQDELAELAHSFNTMASTLASVEQSRVELIGNVAHELRAPVAAVRGYVEAAQDGVMAHDQALSAIQRELAGLERLAGDLSLVSRVEAGQVELTLQDVLVAALLAQVQDRYALAFEDKGVTLQVDAGRAGLQVRADPARSVQILANLLSNALRHTAPGGAVRVGAQDAGGGVRLVVQDTGTGIAPEHLHRVFERFFRADAARTRGEGCGVGLTVARGLTRAMGGELSVTSTPGVGSVFQVELPASRDRLDPPAFTET
- a CDS encoding WD40/YVTN/BNR-like repeat-containing protein, which codes for MRRMVGWGVGAALVLALVGCGRAPKAQTLSGDFHALQVLGSGTVLYGEHAGVRRSVDGGRTWAAPDGAGDAMALTRTRDGTVLAGHEVLKVSRDDGRTWTDLGFGNLPGRDLHGFAVDPGRPEVWYANVMGRGVFRTADGQDWTHLSDATAGASVLAAGPQLALYALDAQGLLVSPDGVTWTRRPDAPRGVHLDVHPDSGVLFLAGPDGAFRSTNQGRTWTSLALPEGARLIAVSPQNGDQLIAVGLSGAVYRSANGGGRWQ
- a CDS encoding prolipoprotein diacylglyceryl transferase; protein product: MDPVFVQIGNFTIAWYGVLITLGIVAGVWLGTKMARERGLNVDLFNDMILWMIVWGLVGARLVFVATSWHQFENIPFPRVLLDIVNLRQGGISIHGGLIGGILVMLYYARRKGMDFYRYADLCVPGVAFGIIGGRIGNIMNGTDTVGRVTGWPVGFRWPDSARAFHDGMCIKNANPDMDLSQYCQRIGDQLVMTAPVHFTQLYGVIIGIILSVAAFFWLRSRIPGWAFWQFWLWYSILRAGWEETFRLNPLSPRAYLNQGLDAPGIGFFTDTHLISIPLILVSIWMLLRLRRRTAAVPV
- a CDS encoding response regulator transcription factor gives rise to the protein MPTVLIVDDDPAILEVLRVYLRAEGHTVLEAQTGPDAWALLPRADLAVLDWMLPGMTGVQLARGARAAGLSLPILMLTGRGEEDDKLLGLDGGVDDYVVKPFSPREVTARIRALLRRAGVHHTLTLGDLTINLRARDVHLAGVRVELSKLEFDLLSTMAQHPGMAWSRERLLERVWGPDFPGTERVVDVHITALRRKLGDPPDAPRFLETVRGVGYRFRDEDAPRAIPG
- a CDS encoding SH3 domain-containing protein — translated: MTPNTWWATRRVVSFAALSVLFLLAAPAQAHRDGCHRWHSCPSDTGSYVCGDLGYTTYCGGTAAPAAAPRAASAPPASGSNARYTTTGVNLRAGPSAQTLKLATLAKGARVSLLGCAANWCRVTWRGQTGYVAQAYLRR